Within the Arthrobacter caoxuetaonis genome, the region CTGGATCTCGCAGACGGGCCGGTAACCCCGCAGCGCCAGGCCGATCGCCGTGCCGATAATTCCGGATTCGGCGAGGGGCGTGTCGACCACGCGGTCGGCACCAAACTCCGCCTTGAGTCCTTCAGTGATCCGGTAAACCCCGCCCAGGGAACCAATGTCCTCCCCCATAAGCAGTGCCTTCGGGTTGTCAGCCAGGCCGGCGCGCAGCCCTGCATTGATGGCCTTCGCCATGGTCATGGTGCTCATTCGCCGGCTTCCTCCGCGTCTTCCTCGTCATCGTCGGCAAATCCGTCTTCGTAGGCCTGGTGGAACGCCAGCTCCTCGCGGATCAAGGGGTGGGGGTCCGCGTAGACGTCAGTAAAGGAATCCTCGAACACCGGGGGTTCCATCGCCTGGACATCGGCACGAAGCTTTGCCGCAAGCTCGTCGCCCTCTGCAGCCAGCGCAGCGAAGAAAGCATCGTCGCCGCCGCCGCTGGAACGGAGGTACTTTTCCAGCCGGAGCAGCGGATCACGCGTGGTCCACGCCTGCTCATCCGCAGACAAACGGTACTTGGTGGGGTCGTCCGCAGTTGTGTGGGCGCTCATCCGGTAGGTGAACGCTTCGATCAGCACGGGGCCCTTGCCGGAGCGGGCGTGTTCAAGGGCCCACCGGGTCACGGCATGCACGGCCAGGACGTCGTTGCCGTCCACCCGGATACCCGGGAACCCGTAACCCTGGGCGCGGTTTGCCAGCGGAATCCGTGACTGGACTTCCGTCGGAACGGAGATGGCCCAGTGGTTGTTCTGGCAGAAGAAGACCACCGGAGCGTCATAGGAGGCGGCGAAGACCATGGCTTCGTGGACGTCGCCTTCCGAGCTGGCGCCGTCGCCGAAGTAGGCAACTGTGGCGCCCGCGGGGACCGACGGATCTGCTGCCTGGTCCCTGGCCATGCCCATGGCGTAGCCCACTGCGTGCGGCACCTGTGCGGCGAGGACCAGTGTGTACAGGTGGAAGTTGGATTCCCTGGGGTCCCAGCCGCCGTGGGAGATGCCGCGGAAGCGGCGCAGGAGGTGGGAGAGTTCAAGCCCGCGGGTCAGGGCAACGCCGTGCTCGCGGTACGTGGGGAAGACGTAGTCCTGGGCGGCGAGGGCACGGCCGGAACCGATCTGCGCCCCTTCCTGCCCGGTCAGGGGAACCCACATGACCAGTTCGCCCTGCCGCTGGAGGGCGGTTGCCTCGATATCGAAGCGCCGGATGAGGAACATGTCCCGGTAGAAGGACCGGAGCACTTCGGCGTCGACGTCCAGGGCGTACTGCTCATACAGCTGGTGGCCAACCCGTTCGCCGTCCGGCGTGAGGAGCTGGACCATTCCCTCGGGCGCGCTGCCGGCAGCACGCATGAGGGTTTCGTCCAGCTCCGCCGAATCGAATTCGCTGGCGGGCAGGTGCTCCAGGGCCATACTTCTCCTCGCCGGGCGGGCCGTTGCCCTGCCCCCGCTAGAAATATGCCACACCAGGAATACATACCTGTCATGACATATACGTGGAAGTTACTTCCCACAGCCTAACGAGGGCAGTGCCCCAACAAGCACTTAAGACACGCTAGGAAACCCGGGGGCCTTTTGTATAGGTTGCACATAAAGCGAGGAAACGGGAGTTGGCTTCCGCCTCGCCGATCGTTACCCGGACGCCTTCGGTTCCGAAAGCCCGGACGGACAGTGCCTGCTGCTCCGCCAGCACTGCAAACTCGGGAGTATTCTCGCCGAGGGCCAGCCAGACGAAGTTCCCTTCAGCCTGCGGAATGTCCCATCCCAACGCCTTCAGCCCGTCCACAACACGGGTCCGTTCCGCGACGAGCGCTTGTATTCTTTCCACAAGTTCGCTGTGGTGGCGCAGGGAAGCGACGGCGGCCTGTTCGGCAATTTGCGACACGGCAAAAGGCACGGCTGCCACCCGCAGGTACTGGGTCAGGTGGGGATGCGAGATGGAATAACCCACCCGCAGCCCTGCCAGTCCGGCACCCTTGGAGAAGGTGCGCAGGACCACGACGTTCTGGTGCCGGCGGTACACATCGACACCGTTGACCGCCTCCGGGTCGCGGACGAAGTCCTCGTATGCCTCGTCGATCACGACGATGACGTCCTCGGGGACCTTCGCCAGGAAACCTTCCACTTCATCCCGGGTCAGCACCGGCCCGGTGGGATTGTTCGGGGTGCACAGGAGAACCATCTTGGTCCGGTCGGTCACCGCTGCCGCCATGGCGTCAAGGTCATGGTGCCCGTCGCTGCGCAGCGGAACCTGGACATCCCGTGCTCCGGAGAGACCGACGGAAATGGGATAGGCCTCGAAGGAGCGCCAGGGATAGACCACTTCATCCTGGACACCGTCCTCGTTCTGGCCCGTGAAAGTGGCCAGCAGCTGGTTCAGGGCACCAAGGCTGCCGGCGCCGGTAACGATGTCTTCGGCGGGAACATCAAGGAAGGACGCAAGCTCGGTGCGGAGCGCAGTGGCCAGCGGGTCCGGATAGCGGTTGACGTTCGGGTGGGCACTGATGGCCTCAAGCACCGACGGCAGCGGCGGGAAGGGATTCTCGTTGGAGGAGAGCTTGTAGCTCTCGAGCCCTTCAATCACCACGGGCGGCTTCCCGGCGGCGTAGCGCGGCAACCGGTCTACGACGGGGCGCGGGCGGATACCGGGCGCCGGAACGGACGCAGCGTTGATGTCATTCTCGGTAGTGGTCATGGCTTAAGACTAATGCTCAAATGGTGGTGCCATTGTGACGTGCTCCACAGCCGGCCGCTCCACGGTCTTGGGAACAGAACACCGGCTGTGCCAGCATGGGAGCATGCGCCTGCTGCTGCAAATCCTCGTTAATGGCCTGGCCCTCTGGGTAGCCGGCTGGATCCTGCCCGGAATCACCGTCAGTGAATCAGGAACCATGACCGGAAACGAGACGCTGGACGTAGTGCTGGCGTACCTGTTCATCGGCCTGGTCTTCGGCGTGGTGAATGCCCTGGTCCGCCCCATCGTCCGTCTGCTGGCCTTGCCGCTGACGATCCTGACCCTGGGACTCTTCTCCATCATCATCAATGCCGGCATGCTGATGCTCACCTCCTGGCTCACCAGTTTCACGCCGGTGCATTTCGCGGTCGATTCCTTCTTCTGGACCGCAATACTCGCCTCGATCATCATCAGCATCGTGTCCATGGTGGCGGGTTCCCTCACCGGATCACGCCGCTAGCCTTTCCTTCCTGCAGCTTTGCCATCCGCCCCCGGCGGTGCCTGCTGCTGCGCCGGCTTGTGCGCTTGCTGCGGCGCTCCCTTCGGCACAACCGCCGCAAAGGGAGGCGCCGCCCGGCTGAGCCGGTACAACTGCCGCGTTGCCGTGCCGCCTGCTCCCATCACTGCCGCCAACCCGTCCAAGGACTCCCGCAGGGACGGATCCGTGCTGGCATCGGCGGCTGCCGCGCCCGCGGTGTAGACCGGCAGCTTGTGTGCCGGCCCAAGCCCCTGATCCTCGACGGCCACTCCCGGAACGGGGCCGCCCAGGGTCATGGTGACACGATTGGGGCGGTCCGGGTTGGAGGTACCGTCAGCTCCCGGAACCCAATCCAGCACATGCTCCAGGTGCAGCGCCTGGGTCCCGGCGGGGATCTCGGCGTCACCAGCCGGAGCGGCGGCTGTGAGAAGGTACCGAACCTCCGCGCCCGTGGTGTCCTGGATCGGTCCGACGGCATTGGCGGCATGGATTCCGCCCTGGCTGTAGCCGACCAGGATCACGGCGTCCCCGGCCTCCAGTTCCGCCTGGCGCAGTGCCTCCGCGACGGCTGCCGCAAGATACCGGCTCTGATGGGCGCGGCTTTCAACAACGCCGTAAGTGTCGAAGGGGTTTTCTCCGGCGGTGAGCCCGCCTGCCTGGGTTCCCGGGAGCGTCACCACGAAGACCGGGCCCTCCGGACCTTCCAGCCGCAGCACCTCGATCACGCCGGGATCATTCTCCTCCAGCAGGACGGCACTCCGCTCAAGCAATCCGGCAGCGGTTGCTTCCACGTACACCTGCTCACCGGACCGGCCGGATTTTTCGACCTCGATCCTGCGCAGCCCCCTCCGTCCGGGAGAAACCGCTCCCGCCAGCACTTTGAGGACACCCTCGTCGAAGACCCGCAAAGGCAAGGTTTCGGCGACGGCGCGTTCAGGGAACCCTGCGGCTCCCCGCCCCAGGGCGAGCAGGCTGAGAGCGGTGACCAACGGAAGCCGGTCCGTCCGCTCCATCTGGCCCTCAACCTCGCGGTAGCGCGCAACCGCGGTCATCAGATCCTGTGCGGCCTCGTCGACCATGAGCCGGCACCGCTCCAGCTGTGCGGCTGCCTCGGAGAGTTTCTCCATGGCAGCAGCAGCGGCCGGAGTGGCGCTGTTCCGGATATATCCGTCCTCCGCATACTGGCTACGCCGGAGCTCCCGCGAGATCCCCTCCATCCGTTCCACTGCGCCCCGGAGGACCGCTGCCCGGGATTCGAGGGACTCGAATTCCACCATGACCGACCCGGCACCGCCCCGCACCCGGTATTCCGTGGCCGGGGCGCTGCCCTGCATGCCTAATTCCATGCCCACGCCTCCTCCTCGGCTGCGGCAGCCACTTCCCGGCGGGCCTGCACCGAAAGTGCCAGCGATTCAAGGCACGAGGCGAGCGTCCGTGCACCCTGCTGCACGCACTGCTCGAACTGCCGGCCAGCCGGCGAGCGCCAGGCGTTTTCGTCGACGGAGACCAGGCTGCGCTGTATGTCCCGCAGTTCTTCCGCCAGCCCGTCCAGCTTCAGCGCACCACGCCGGATTTCCTCCCCCTGTCCGGGAAGGCATCTTTCCCACGGTTCGTCCATCCTGTTTGCCTTCCTCTTCCTGCCGCCGGCGCCCCGCCCGCCAGCCAGACGCCGCATCCTGGCCCCAGAGGCAAAACTAAGGACGGGTGCCGTTGGACAAACCGCCGGAACCACCAGCTGTGGACAGGGAGCCCGTCATCACGGCACTGTGGGGGAACATCCGGCCCGCCGTCACAGAGCAGGCCGCCAGGCCGAACGTGGAAGAATTGCCCTATGGCCGATTCTGCTTCCGCACCCCGCGTCCCCCTTGCCTCCGTGACCCCAGCGATCGCGCTGGGCCCGCTGGACGGGCGCTACCGCTCCGCGACCGCCCCGCTGGTCGATTACCTCTCCGAAGCCGCCTTGAACCGCGACCGGACCCACGTTGAGGTGGAGTGGCTGATCCACCTGACCTCGAACTCCGTACTTCCCGGCACCTCGCCGCTCACCGCCGGACAGCAGGCCGCCCTGCGCGAAATCGTGTCCGGCTTCGACGGCAGCTCCGTCAACGAACTGGCCGAAATCGAGCAGGTCACCGTCCATGACGTAAAGGCCGTCGAGTACTTCATCGGCCGCCGCCTGGCCGCTATCGGCATCGAAGACCTGACCAGCCTGGTGCACTTCGGGTGCACCTCCGAGGACATCAACAACCTCTCCTACGCCCTGGGCGTCAAGGGCGCCGTGGAGAACGTCTGGCTGCCCGCAGCCCGCGACCTGGTGAACCGGATTGCCGCCATGGCCGAAGACACCCGCGCCGTGCCGATGCTCTCCCGCACCCACGGCCAGCCCGCCACCCCCACCACTTTGGGCAAGGAACTGGCGGTGACGGCCCACCGCCTGACCCGGCAGCTGGACCGCGTTGCCGGCACCGAGTTCCTGGGCAAGATCAACGGTGCCACCGGAACCTTCGCCGCGCACTACGCCTCTGTTCCCGGAGCGGACTGGCAGCAGGTCGCCAAGTCCTTCGTGGAGCACCTGGGCCTGACCTGGAACCCCCTCACCACCCAGATCGAATCCCACGACTGGCAGGCTGAGCTGTACGCCGACATGGCCCGTTTCAACCGGATCCTGCACAACTTCTGCACGGATGTCTGGAGCTACATCTCCATCGGCTACTTCGCCCAGATCCCCGTGGCCGGAGCAACCGGCTCCTCCACCATGCCGCACAAGGTTAACCCGATCCGCTTCGAGAACGCTGAGGCCAACCTGGAGATCTCCAACGGGCTGCTGGACACCCTTGCCTCCACTCTGGTGACCTCCCGCTGGCAGCGTGACCTGACGGATTCCTCTTCCCAGCGCAACATCGGCGTCGCCTTCGGCCACTCCCTTCTGGCCATCTCCAACGTGGCCAAGGGCCTGGAGCGCCTGAACGTCGCCGAGGACGTCCTCGCAGCGGACCTGGACACCAACTGGGAAGTCCTGGGAGAAGCTATCCAGATGGTCATGCGCGCCGAAGCGATTGCCGGCGCACCGGGCATGGAGAACCCCTACGAACGGCTCAAGGAACTGACCCGCGGCCACCGCGTGGATGCCGAGCGTATGAAGGAGTTCGTCTCCGGCCTCGGCCTGCCCGCCGAAGCCGAGGCACGCCTGCTCGCGCTCACCCCGGCCACCTACACCGGCATTGCCGACGCGCTGGTGGATCACCTGAAGAAGTAAGCCTTAACGCACGACGGCGGGAGGCCGGGTTGAGTACCCGGCCTCCCGCCGTCGTTGTTAAGCGGTCATCGTCCTGCCGGCCCGGGGAACGTTAGGGTGGGCCCATGACAGGATTTCCCCAGCTGCTCCAGCCGGTTCTGGACACTCCCGATGTGCGGGGGCTGGCGGAGTTCTACCGCCATCTCCTCGGGCTCCGGTACCGCCCGGGAGACGAGCCTGTCCCTCAGGGCACGGCGGACACCTCTGACTGGCTCGTCCTCACGGATGATCAGGGCAACACAAAGCTGGCTTTCCAGGAGGCTGAGCAGCTTCAACCCACCACCTGGCCCAGCCCGGAGGTGCCCATGCAGATGCACCTCGACCTCACCGTTCCCGACCGGCAGGCCTTGGAAGACCAGCACGCCAGGGCCCTGGCTTTGGGGGCGAAACTGCTCCTGGACCGCACGGAAGATCCCGATGAGCCCCTATACGTCTACGCCGATCCTGCGGGGCATCCGTTCTGCATCTTCGTTGGCTGACGCGGTACCAGCCGAAGGCTAGTCCGCTGCAGCCAGCTGGCCGCAGGCGCCGTCGATTTCCTTGCCGCGGGTGTCGCGGACCGTGGTGGGAACACCGGCGTCGATCAGGGTGTCGATGAACTCCTGGATCACCTCGGGTTCCGGGGACGTCCAGATCGAGCCCGGGGTCGGGTTCAGCGGAATCGGGTTCACGTGGACCCAGCCGCGGCCGCGGGAGTTCAGCTTCTTGGCCAGCAGGGCGGCACGCCACGGGTGGTCGTTCATGTCCTTGATCAGCGCATATTCGATCGAGACGCGGCGGCCGGTGGTGCGGTAGTAGTGGTACGCGGCGTCGAGCGCTTCGTCGACCTTCCAGCGGCTGTTGACCGGAATCAGGTCATCACGCAGCTCGTCATCCGGAGCGTGCAGGCTCAGTGCGAAGGTGACCGGGATGTTCTCATCGGCCAGCTTCTTGATGGCGGGAACCAGGCCCACCGTGGACACGGTGATGTTCCGGGCGCTCATGCCCAGACCCTCGGGGGCTTCGGCAGCCATCCGGTGGACGGCGTTCATGACCCGCTTGTAGTTGGCCAGGGGTTCACCCATGCCCATGAAGACAATGTTGGTGACGCGCTCGGCGTCGTGGCCGCCGTCGCGCCGCTTGCCGCCCAGTCCGCCTTCGGCGATGACCCGGTTGGCCTGGACAATCTGGTCCAGGATTTCCGCGGCGGACATGTTGCGGGTCAATCCGGCCTGGCCGGTGGCGCAGAACGGGCAGTTCATGCCGCAGCCGCACTGGCTGGACACGCACAGGGTGATCCGGCCCGGGTAGCGCATCAGCACGGATTCCACGAGCGAGCCGTCGAAGAGCCGCCAGAGGAACTTGATGGTGTCCCCCTTGTCCGTGGTCAGGCGCTTCACCTCGGTGAGCAGGGTGGGGAACATTTCCTTGACCAGCTCATCGCGACGCTCCTTGGGGAGGTCGCTCATCTTCTCGGGGTCGGTGGTGTAGTGCTGGAAGTAGTGCACCGAGAGCTGCTTGGCGCGGAACGCCGGCAGGCCCAGGGACTTCAGCTTCTCCTGGCGCTCCGCCAGGGTCAGGTCCGCGAGGTGTTCCGGCGGCTGGGATACGCGCGGCGACTTGAACTGCAGCAGGGGCCGGCCGTCGGGTTCTTTGGCCTGCTCCCAGCCTTCAGTTGCGGGACGCACCTGCGGCACGGCGCCGGCGCTCGGGGCAGCGGGAAAATTCTTGGGGGAAGTCATCCCTTCCATTTTTGCACGCCTCGCGGAATCCCGTTTTTGGCTTAGCCCAGTTCTCACACAGCGGAAACACGCAGGAAACCGGCGCTTCGTAGATTGAGGTGAACCAGTCCGGCAGCCTTGCCCCAGGAGGAACATGTGCAGTTCCCGCTAACCCCGAGCCTGAGCATCCGAGAGGTGCCGTGGTCCAACCCGGTGGGCGCCGACCTGCGGCGGGCGCAGCAGGCTGAGCTGGATGCCCGGTTCGGCGGGATCGACCATGATCCCGCTCCCCCGACGGAGGCGGATACGGCGGTCTTCGTGATTGCCTACGAGCGCAGCTCCGGCCAGCCGCTGGGCTGCGGCGGGCTGCGGCGGCTCGACGAGTCCACCGCCGAGGTCAAGCGGATCTATGTCCTGCCCTACGCCCGGGGCTCCGGCGTCGCGACGACGGTGCTGTCCGCACTGGAATTCCGTGCCCGTGCAGCGGGCTACAGGGTCATCACCGCGGAGGCCGGATCAGCCCAGTCGGACGGCAGGAAGTTCTACGAACATGCCGGTTACACGCTGGTTCCGAATTTCGGTCCGTACACCGGCCTGCCGCATTCCACCTGTTATGCCAAGGTGATTGAGCCCGGACTGCGGTCGACGGCTCTGAGCACCTCTTTCCCGGGGACCGGGAAGTCCCG harbors:
- a CDS encoding GNAT family N-acetyltransferase, which translates into the protein MQFPLTPSLSIREVPWSNPVGADLRRAQQAELDARFGGIDHDPAPPTEADTAVFVIAYERSSGQPLGCGGLRRLDESTAEVKRIYVLPYARGSGVATTVLSALEFRARAAGYRVITAEAGSAQSDGRKFYEHAGYTLVPNFGPYTGLPHSTCYAKVIEPGLRSTALSTSFPGTGKSRRISPDAF
- a CDS encoding histidinol-phosphate transaminase — its product is MTTTENDINAASVPAPGIRPRPVVDRLPRYAAGKPPVVIEGLESYKLSSNENPFPPLPSVLEAISAHPNVNRYPDPLATALRTELASFLDVPAEDIVTGAGSLGALNQLLATFTGQNEDGVQDEVVYPWRSFEAYPISVGLSGARDVQVPLRSDGHHDLDAMAAAVTDRTKMVLLCTPNNPTGPVLTRDEVEGFLAKVPEDVIVVIDEAYEDFVRDPEAVNGVDVYRRHQNVVVLRTFSKGAGLAGLRVGYSISHPHLTQYLRVAAVPFAVSQIAEQAAVASLRHHSELVERIQALVAERTRVVDGLKALGWDIPQAEGNFVWLALGENTPEFAVLAEQQALSVRAFGTEGVRVTIGEAEANSRFLALCATYTKGPRVS
- the pdhA gene encoding pyruvate dehydrogenase (acetyl-transferring) E1 component subunit alpha, which translates into the protein MALEHLPASEFDSAELDETLMRAAGSAPEGMVQLLTPDGERVGHQLYEQYALDVDAEVLRSFYRDMFLIRRFDIEATALQRQGELVMWVPLTGQEGAQIGSGRALAAQDYVFPTYREHGVALTRGLELSHLLRRFRGISHGGWDPRESNFHLYTLVLAAQVPHAVGYAMGMARDQAADPSVPAGATVAYFGDGASSEGDVHEAMVFAASYDAPVVFFCQNNHWAISVPTEVQSRIPLANRAQGYGFPGIRVDGNDVLAVHAVTRWALEHARSGKGPVLIEAFTYRMSAHTTADDPTKYRLSADEQAWTTRDPLLRLEKYLRSSGGGDDAFFAALAAEGDELAAKLRADVQAMEPPVFEDSFTDVYADPHPLIREELAFHQAYEDGFADDDEEDAEEAGE
- the rlmN gene encoding 23S rRNA (adenine(2503)-C(2))-methyltransferase RlmN; amino-acid sequence: MEGMTSPKNFPAAPSAGAVPQVRPATEGWEQAKEPDGRPLLQFKSPRVSQPPEHLADLTLAERQEKLKSLGLPAFRAKQLSVHYFQHYTTDPEKMSDLPKERRDELVKEMFPTLLTEVKRLTTDKGDTIKFLWRLFDGSLVESVLMRYPGRITLCVSSQCGCGMNCPFCATGQAGLTRNMSAAEILDQIVQANRVIAEGGLGGKRRDGGHDAERVTNIVFMGMGEPLANYKRVMNAVHRMAAEAPEGLGMSARNITVSTVGLVPAIKKLADENIPVTFALSLHAPDDELRDDLIPVNSRWKVDEALDAAYHYYRTTGRRVSIEYALIKDMNDHPWRAALLAKKLNSRGRGWVHVNPIPLNPTPGSIWTSPEPEVIQEFIDTLIDAGVPTTVRDTRGKEIDGACGQLAAAD
- a CDS encoding VOC family protein, whose protein sequence is MTGFPQLLQPVLDTPDVRGLAEFYRHLLGLRYRPGDEPVPQGTADTSDWLVLTDDQGNTKLAFQEAEQLQPTTWPSPEVPMQMHLDLTVPDRQALEDQHARALALGAKLLLDRTEDPDEPLYVYADPAGHPFCIFVG
- the purB gene encoding adenylosuccinate lyase — translated: MADSASAPRVPLASVTPAIALGPLDGRYRSATAPLVDYLSEAALNRDRTHVEVEWLIHLTSNSVLPGTSPLTAGQQAALREIVSGFDGSSVNELAEIEQVTVHDVKAVEYFIGRRLAAIGIEDLTSLVHFGCTSEDINNLSYALGVKGAVENVWLPAARDLVNRIAAMAEDTRAVPMLSRTHGQPATPTTLGKELAVTAHRLTRQLDRVAGTEFLGKINGATGTFAAHYASVPGADWQQVAKSFVEHLGLTWNPLTTQIESHDWQAELYADMARFNRILHNFCTDVWSYISIGYFAQIPVAGATGSSTMPHKVNPIRFENAEANLEISNGLLDTLASTLVTSRWQRDLTDSSSQRNIGVAFGHSLLAISNVAKGLERLNVAEDVLAADLDTNWEVLGEAIQMVMRAEAIAGAPGMENPYERLKELTRGHRVDAERMKEFVSGLGLPAEAEARLLALTPATYTGIADALVDHLKK
- a CDS encoding phage holin family protein, which translates into the protein MRLLLQILVNGLALWVAGWILPGITVSESGTMTGNETLDVVLAYLFIGLVFGVVNALVRPIVRLLALPLTILTLGLFSIIINAGMLMLTSWLTSFTPVHFAVDSFFWTAILASIIISIVSMVAGSLTGSRR